The sequence CCTACTGGATGCACGCCAATGGGACCCTCCAATAAATCTATTGGAATTGGCTCTGTATCAATGGAATCTCATCATCCATACATAACGAATTGGTGTGGTATATTCATATCATAACATATGAACAGTAAGAACTAGCATTCTTATTGAGACTAGAACTCATAGGGAAGAAAATAGATTTATGGATGGAATCAAATATGCAGTAGTTACAGACAAAAGTATTCGGTTATTGTTGAAAAATCAATATACTTCTAATGTCGAATCAGGATCAACTAGGACAGAAATAAAGCATTGGGTCGAACTCTTCTTTGGTGTCAAGGTAATAGCTATGAATAGCCATCGACTCCCGGGAAAGGGTAGAAGAATGAGACCTATTATGGGACATACAATGCATTACAGACGTATGATCATTACGCTT is a genomic window of Populus trichocarpa chloroplast, complete genome containing:
- the rpl23 gene encoding ribosomal protein L23 (60S ribosomal protein L23) — translated: MDGIKYAVVTDKSIRLLLKNQYTSNVESGSTRTEIKHWVELFFGVKVIAMNSHRLPGKGRRMRPIMGHTMHYRRMIITLQPGYSIPPLRKKRT